In one window of Desulforhabdus amnigena DNA:
- a CDS encoding peptidylprolyl isomerase, producing the protein MSRILMTITSLIAVTTLFLNPSTTVAEEKTKKPANPVVVMKTSLGEIQIELFQDKAPITVKNFLRYVDEGAYDGTIFHRVMDDFMIQGGGFTPDMKKRETHEPIKNEASAELGNDLGTIAMARTNVVDSATSQFFINVKNNDFLNHRDETPQGFGYAVFGKVVKGMDVVDKIKKVETITVGGHQNVPKTPVVIESVKRLK; encoded by the coding sequence ATGTCCAGAATTCTAATGACCATTACGTCGCTCATTGCAGTCACGACTTTGTTTCTCAACCCCTCCACCACAGTGGCGGAGGAAAAGACAAAAAAACCCGCCAATCCGGTTGTCGTAATGAAAACGTCATTGGGAGAAATTCAAATTGAACTCTTTCAAGACAAGGCCCCCATCACCGTAAAGAATTTTCTCAGGTATGTGGATGAAGGAGCGTATGACGGCACGATTTTTCACAGAGTCATGGATGATTTCATGATTCAGGGTGGGGGGTTCACACCGGACATGAAAAAACGAGAGACGCACGAACCCATCAAGAATGAAGCCTCTGCGGAGCTGGGAAACGATCTGGGAACCATCGCCATGGCCAGAACGAATGTCGTGGACAGCGCCACTTCCCAGTTTTTCATCAATGTAAAAAACAACGATTTTCTCAATCACAGGGACGAAACTCCCCAAGGATTCGGGTACGCGGTTTTTGGGAAGGTCGTCAAAGGGATGGATGTAGTGGATAAGATCAAGAAAGTGGAGACGATAACGGTGGGAGGCCACCAGAACGTACCCAAAACCCCAGTGGTGATAGAAAGCGTCAAAAGGCTGAAGTAA
- a CDS encoding heavy metal translocating P-type ATPase → MPEASSHRRSILSEPKAVSHHPVKKKCSLCGLPVGRSTAQRTIHGTTYDFCCPGCMYVFEILFNSPDAANLDFKETELYRACVASGIIPANEEELAALQAKQAPLQEALSPKAEYPEGLSKELTFRVTGMWCTACSWLIEEVLRKTPGIVDVRVFFLSDLAQIKYLPHIISLEDILNHISKLGYRAALFSEDDSHGSKEKKNLLIRLGVSAILTANVMMISFVLYFGFFQELGKDAVEYLSYPLWILSTPVVFYGGYPILRRAFLGLRQMSTSMDTLIAVGSLSAYFYSLVSIGTGSLHLYFDTAAMLVTIVLVGKYIEIQARERVSKGITELYRLSKGKVRLVHAGLERWVSSEAVEPGNEFIVLAGERIPVDGIILSGTAELDESFLTGESRPVKKTTGDEAMGGAHLLQGKLCLKATRVGSESAIGQMITLMQEALTGKNSFEIIADRITRMVIPLILLLAAGTAGYLWFVRGLTSDEALLRAVTVLVITCPCALGIATPLAKVAAIGMGRTHGILIRNTSALERAKDLDVFICDKTGTITEGSFSLRRIIASHVSPREALAKVASIEVGASHFLAKEILRKAREQSIEWEEASDVEAFEGLGVKGCVGGETVAAGNRAFMEMEGLLFSPQMDEDARELESNGETVVFFGWNGKVEGCMAFGDTLKKGASSALDQLHARGMTVHLVSGDSQETTRAVARALGILNFVGQALPRDKVEIVRKLQGEGHRVGMVGDGINDAAALAQADVGLSLGTGSNILQEASDISLITGHPEKLVEVLDLSRTTTRIIHENLGFAFLYNILGIPLAVTGILNPLIAVLAMFGSSLTVIGNTLRISRKRISSKNKSLAV, encoded by the coding sequence TTGCCTGAAGCCTCGTCTCACCGCCGGTCCATACTTTCGGAACCCAAAGCCGTGTCCCACCATCCCGTAAAGAAAAAATGCAGCCTGTGCGGCCTTCCCGTGGGAAGATCTACGGCTCAGCGTACGATCCATGGCACAACGTACGACTTCTGCTGTCCTGGATGCATGTACGTCTTTGAAATCCTATTCAATAGTCCGGATGCGGCAAACCTTGATTTCAAAGAGACGGAGCTCTACCGCGCCTGCGTCGCTTCCGGGATCATTCCCGCCAACGAAGAGGAACTGGCCGCACTTCAGGCCAAACAGGCCCCACTGCAGGAGGCTCTTTCACCCAAAGCTGAATACCCGGAAGGCCTCTCCAAGGAATTGACCTTTCGAGTGACAGGGATGTGGTGCACGGCATGCTCATGGCTCATAGAGGAGGTGCTGCGCAAGACCCCAGGCATAGTCGACGTTCGGGTCTTTTTTCTCTCGGATCTGGCACAGATCAAGTATCTGCCGCATATCATCTCTTTAGAGGACATCCTGAACCACATATCGAAACTCGGATACCGTGCTGCGCTTTTCAGTGAAGACGACTCTCACGGATCAAAGGAAAAGAAGAATCTTCTCATACGGTTGGGGGTTTCCGCCATTCTGACCGCCAATGTCATGATGATTTCCTTTGTCCTTTACTTCGGTTTTTTTCAGGAACTGGGTAAAGACGCCGTCGAATATCTTTCCTACCCTCTCTGGATACTTTCGACCCCCGTGGTTTTTTATGGCGGATACCCCATCCTCAGACGGGCATTTCTTGGGCTTCGCCAGATGAGCACCTCCATGGACACACTCATCGCAGTAGGGTCTCTTTCCGCCTATTTTTACAGCCTCGTAAGCATCGGCACGGGCAGTCTGCACCTCTATTTCGATACGGCCGCCATGCTGGTCACCATCGTGCTTGTGGGCAAATACATTGAGATCCAGGCACGAGAACGGGTTTCCAAAGGCATCACGGAACTCTACCGGCTTTCCAAGGGAAAGGTCCGCCTGGTGCATGCAGGCCTTGAACGGTGGGTTTCTTCCGAAGCGGTGGAACCCGGCAACGAATTCATCGTTCTAGCGGGCGAACGCATACCCGTCGATGGAATCATCCTTTCAGGGACAGCCGAGTTGGACGAGTCTTTCCTCACCGGCGAATCACGCCCCGTCAAGAAAACAACGGGGGACGAAGCCATGGGGGGCGCTCACCTTCTACAGGGAAAACTTTGCCTCAAAGCCACGCGAGTGGGAAGCGAGAGCGCCATCGGGCAAATGATCACCCTCATGCAGGAGGCGCTCACTGGGAAAAATTCTTTTGAAATCATTGCCGACCGCATCACACGCATGGTTATTCCTCTCATTCTCCTCCTGGCGGCAGGGACTGCGGGGTACCTGTGGTTTGTCCGCGGCCTCACCTCGGACGAGGCCCTGCTGCGGGCCGTGACCGTCCTGGTGATCACGTGCCCCTGCGCTCTCGGTATAGCCACTCCCCTGGCCAAGGTGGCAGCCATCGGTATGGGGAGAACTCACGGGATACTCATTCGGAACACCTCGGCCCTGGAGCGGGCAAAAGACCTGGACGTGTTCATTTGCGACAAGACGGGCACGATAACCGAGGGCTCTTTTTCGCTGCGCCGGATCATCGCTTCCCATGTTTCTCCGAGAGAAGCCCTCGCAAAGGTGGCGTCCATCGAAGTGGGCGCATCCCATTTTCTGGCTAAAGAAATTCTCCGTAAAGCCCGGGAACAGTCCATCGAATGGGAAGAAGCATCCGATGTGGAAGCATTCGAAGGACTGGGAGTGAAAGGGTGTGTAGGAGGAGAGACAGTGGCTGCCGGCAACAGGGCATTCATGGAAATGGAAGGGCTGCTCTTTTCCCCTCAAATGGACGAAGATGCCAGGGAATTGGAGAGCAACGGAGAGACGGTTGTTTTTTTCGGCTGGAACGGCAAGGTAGAGGGGTGCATGGCTTTCGGGGATACCCTCAAAAAGGGCGCGTCGAGTGCGCTGGATCAGTTGCATGCCAGGGGCATGACCGTCCACCTTGTTTCGGGGGATTCCCAGGAAACGACCCGTGCCGTGGCCCGCGCTCTTGGCATTTTGAACTTCGTGGGCCAGGCCCTTCCCAGAGACAAGGTGGAGATCGTTCGAAAGTTGCAGGGAGAAGGACACAGGGTGGGCATGGTCGGAGACGGAATCAATGATGCGGCGGCCCTCGCCCAGGCGGATGTGGGCCTTTCCCTCGGAACGGGATCGAACATTCTCCAGGAAGCGTCGGACATTTCCCTCATCACGGGACATCCCGAAAAATTAGTGGAAGTGCTCGACCTCTCCAGGACGACGACACGCATCATTCATGAAAATCTCGGTTTTGCCTTTCTATACAATATCCTGGGAATTCCCCTGGCGGTCACGGGGATTCTCAATCCTCTCATCGCCGTTCTGGCCATGTTCGGCAGCAGTCTCACGGTGATTGGAAACACGCTTCGCATTTCAAGGAAAAGGATCAGCTCCAAGAACAAGAGTTTAGCTGTTTGA
- a CDS encoding sulfite exporter TauE/SafE family protein, which yields MFSFFPLSIGLLGSLHCLGMCGPLVLAYSLHLQSQSDTATKFSTFPARLGLFHHIAFHIGRLATYGILGALAAGLFRAVDLTRIFFSLRSGMSYVAGSLLVFLGLMLLRAIPLPAFLTSVSLGPGSFFGRCFPPLFRSQTVLSKLLLGMATGLIPCCLSWAMIVTAASTQNPMQGFITMVLFGAGTVPALFFTGLSASFLSRKVRFLGEKVAAVSIIFMGIVLILQGAQIIA from the coding sequence ATGTTCTCTTTCTTCCCTTTAAGCATCGGACTCCTTGGGAGCCTTCACTGTCTGGGAATGTGCGGTCCCCTGGTTTTAGCCTACTCCCTCCATCTGCAATCTCAATCGGACACAGCGACAAAATTTTCCACATTTCCTGCCAGGCTCGGGCTATTCCACCATATAGCCTTTCACATCGGTAGACTCGCCACTTACGGCATTCTCGGAGCCCTGGCTGCGGGTCTTTTCCGGGCCGTCGACCTGACCAGGATCTTTTTCAGTCTACGCAGTGGAATGTCTTACGTTGCGGGATCGCTGCTGGTTTTTCTCGGTCTGATGCTCCTTCGGGCAATTCCCCTGCCCGCTTTCTTGACCTCCGTTTCCCTGGGCCCAGGTTCCTTTTTCGGCCGCTGCTTCCCTCCCCTGTTCCGGTCTCAAACTGTTCTTTCAAAACTCTTGTTGGGCATGGCCACGGGGCTGATTCCCTGTTGCCTGTCATGGGCGATGATTGTCACGGCGGCTTCCACTCAGAACCCGATGCAGGGTTTCATCACAATGGTTCTCTTTGGAGCGGGCACCGTACCCGCCCTGTTTTTTACAGGGCTTTCCGCTTCTTTTCTCTCTCGGAAAGTTCGATTTCTGGGAGAGAAAGTGGCCGCCGTCTCCATTATTTTCATGGGCATCGTTCTGATCCTTCAGGGGGCTCAAATCATTGCCTGA